The genomic window CCGGGTCGTAGAGAGTGACCGACCAGCCCGCCTCGGCGGCCCGCCAGGCCACGCCGAGCCCGATGACGCCGCCACCTACGACGGCCAGCGTCCGCATCCTGTTCCACCTGCCTCTGTGTCCGATCGGCGGCGCTCACGGGCCCTTCGTGGTCCACGTTTCGCTACCGCCGGGGCGTCGCGCCCGCCGCCGGGTCCGGCGGCGTTCGCGGGTCCCGTATTACCCGTCTACCGACCCGTCGCGCACACCGCTGTGTTCGATCAATGGCGTTCGGGGTCCCTTCGTGGTGACCCAGCGCGACCGCCTGTCGGGTCCGGCGTTCGCACCGCCGTTCGCATCCCCACGGTAGCGCGGCTACGGTCGAAGGCGTGCAACCCTCCCACCCCAATCGCCCCGCATCACCCCGGGAACGCTTGGCCACCGCTCGGCTCTATCTCTGCACCGACGCCCGACGGGAAAAGGGCGATCTCGCCAAGTTCGCCGAAGCGGCACTCGCGGGTGGGGTCGACATCATCCAGCTCAGGGACAAGGGTTCGCCCGGTGAGGCGAAATTCGGCCCGCTCGAAGCGCGCGCCGAGCTCGGCGCCCTCGCCGAGTTGAAGGCGGCGGCCCGCAGGCATGGTGCGCTGTTCGCGGTGAACGACCGCGCCGATATCGCGCTCGCCGCGGGCGCCGACATGCTGCACCTCGGCCAGGGCGATCTGCCGCCCTGGTACGCGCGCCGCATTCTCGGACCCGACGTGGTGATCGGACGGTCCACGCACAACCGCGCGCAAGCCGGACTCGCGGCGATCGACGAACACATCGACTACTTCTGCACCGGCCCGGTGTACGCGACCCCGACCAAGCCGGGACGCCAAGCCGCGGGAATCGAGCTGGTGCGCTCCACCTCCGACGCACATCCGACCCGGCCGTGGTTCGCGATCGGCGGGATCGACGCGGACAACCTGCCGGAGGTGCTCGCGGCGGGTGCGGACCGCATCGTCGTGGTGCGGGCGATCACCGAGGCACGCGACCCGGAAGCTGCCGCACGGCAGCTCAAGACGGCGCTGCTGGAGAACGCCTAGGTCCCTGGGTGCAGGGGCGTCAGGAGAGGACTTGGCCGCGGGTAAGCGAGAGCACGGTGCCGACCTCTGTCACGGTGTCCGGTCGCGCGGCTTGCGGCATCGCCTCCTGGTTCGCCACGGAATCGATGATTTCGGCGTAGGCGCCCGGACCGTTGGGATCGGCATGCAGCCAGAAGAAACCCTGGTCGGCAAGGTCTACGGTGCGTGGGAGCGCGGCGGCGACAGCCTGATCCGCCGCGAGTCCGTCGAGGCAGATCCGGGCAGGGGCGGCACGCAATGCGGGCCAGGCGACGGCGAAGCCGGGGTGCAGCAGCCGGGCGTCGACCTCGTCCTCCGGAATCCAGGCGAGCTCGGCGCTCTCCCGGTTCCGATTGGTCGGCAGCGCCGTCACGGCATCGGCGATCACCGTGGTGTAGGTCCAGCCGCTGGACGCGGACGCGGTCACGCGCTCGCTGCGTACCCGCACATCGGCGGGATTGATGCCCGCCTCCTCCCACGCCTCGCGCACCGCGGCGTGCACCGGGGTCTCGTGGCTGTCGCGGGCGCCACCGGGCAGCGCCCAGGTGCCGCCCTGATGACTCCACGCCGCGCGATGCTGCATGAGCACCGCCGATCCGCCGCCCGCGAGTGGGGCGCGCAGCAGCAGTCCGGCCGCGCCGAAGCGGCCCCAATGCCGCATTCCGTCGGGATCGCGCGACCACCCGTCACCGTCACCACGCATCTGATACCCAATCCTCATCCAGCCGTCTGGGTGCCCCACCCTGCTGCCAAGCAGGGGTATTTCACACGCCGCGGCACCGCTACGACCACAATAAACTCCGCGACAGCAGACGCCGAGCGATCAATTGTCCGGTCGGCACGTCGAGAAATCCGCGAATGCGGCCCAGACTGGGGAGGTGGACATGGCTCGGATCGAGCAGGCGACGGCAGTACTTCGGCCGTCGTCCAGCGCCGGGCCGGCCAGCCGGGACAGCCCGGGAGCGCTACGGGTCGCGACCCTGCGGGAGCAGTTCGACCCGGCCCGGGTGCGCTTGTTCGCCAGGTCCTCGCCTGGCCGGTTGATCGCGATCGGGCTGCTGCTCATCGGGTTGTGCGTGGCCGCGGGCTGGGTGACCGGTGCGACGGTGAGCGATCGGCAGCAGACCTTGGATGTGCTGCTCGACGACACCGAGCCGGACGCGTACTCCGCGCATCGCCTCTATACCTCGCTGTCCATCGCGGACGCCGCGGCGAGTACCGCGTTCATCGCGGGCGGGCTGGAGCCGCAGGCGGTGCGCGATCGCTACAGCCAGGCCGTCGGCGAGGCCGCCGCGGAGCTGGTGGCGCAGACCGGACGCGCCTCCGGAACCGCACCCAGCGGGGCCGACAACACGGACACCCAACTGCGCACCGGAATTGCCACAAGTTTGCCCGTGTACACAGGGGTGGTGGAGACCGCGCGCGCGAACAACCGGATCGGATATCCGGTGGGCGCCGCGTACTTGAGTGAAGCGTCCAACCAGATGCAGACCACCGTGCTGCCGATGGCCGAGGAACTGCAGAACCGCCGGTCCGAGGCAGTGACCGCGGCGCAGCGCAACCACGTCCGACCGCCGTGGACCGCCATCGTGCTGCTGATTCTCACGCTGACCGCACTGGTGTGGGCACAGCTCGACCTGGCGCGGCGCTGGCGCCGGGTACTCAATCCCGGGCTGCTGCTCGCCTCGGCGGCCGTGCTGATCCTGTTGGCGTGGACCGTGGTCGCGGGTTCGGTGTCGGCCACCTCGATGACGCGCGGCCGCGACGACGGCGCGGTGCCCGCCTCCCGGTTGACCGAGAGCCGGATCTTGGCGCAGCAGGCACGTTCGGCGGAAACCCTGAAGCTGGTCAGCCGGGACGCGACCGGCGACTACGACCGGACCTACGACGCGAACATCGCCCGCCTCGCCGATCTGCTCGGCGGCTATCCGAGTGCCGCGCCCGCCGCCGACGAGGTGCGCAATGCCGTTCCGGCACTTGCCCGTTGGCGGGTCGCGCATCAGCGGATGAACGACACGCTGGCCAGTGGCGATTTCAACGGTGCGGCGACGGTGGCGACCGGGCCGGGGCCCGCGGACGTCGCGGCACAGGTGGACGCGCTGGACAAGGCGCTCGAGCAGGGGATCAACGAGACGCGGCATACCTTGCGGGACAACATTTCCCGGGCCACCCAGGTGCTCGACTTCATGGGGCCCGGCGCGCTGGTGCTCGGCATCGTCGCCGCGGCCTGCATCGGGCTCGGGCTATGGCCCCGACTGCGGGAGTACCGATGAGATCCAGGCGTGGCGTCGTGGCGGTGATGCTCACCGCTGCCGCACTCGTCGGTGGCTGTACGCACGAAGCGCCGCCGCCGATGCCGACCAAGACGGCGAAGTATACCGAACCGCCGCTGCCCGCCAAAGCCGTTCCTGTGCTGACGGATTCACCAATTCCGGCACCCGGCCCCCAGCCGTGCGGCGACCCAACGGCCAGCCTGCGCCCGACCGGCGCTGGCGCCTCGGCACACGGTCCGACCATCGACGCCATCCGCGCCCGCGGCCGGCTGCTGGTCGGGTTGGACGCAGGCAGCAACCTGTTCAGCTTCCGTGACCCGGTCAGCGGCGCCATTGTCGGCTTCGATGCCGATATCGCCAGGGAGATCGCCCGCGACCTGCTCGGCAGTCCGGACCTGATCGAATATCGCAGTCTCGGCTCGGCCGACCGGGAACACGCGCTGCAGAACCGCATCGTGGACATCGTCGCGAAGACCATGACCATCACCTGCGAACGGCGGCAGAAGGTGACCTTCTCCACCGTGTACCTGCGGTCCAACCAGCGGGTGCTCGCGATGAAGAACTCCGGCATCAACGGCATCGCCGACCTGGCGGGCAAGCGGGTGTGCGTGGTGCGTGGCACCACCTCGCTGGACCACATCCGGCACGACCAGCCCGCCGCGACCGTGCTCACCGTGCCGACCTGGGCCGACTGCCTCGTCGTGCTGCAGCAGCGGCAGGTCGACGCGGTGAGTACCGACGACTCCATCCTGGCCGGGCTGGCCGCGCAGGACCCCTACACCCAGGTGGTCGGCGAGAGCATCAGCGTCGAGCCGTATGGCATCGGCATCCCCAAGGGCGACGACGACATGGTGCGGTTCGTGAACGGCACCCTGGAACGCATCCGCAACGACGGCACCTGGGACCGCATTCACCGCCAGTGGCTGACTGTTCTCGGCCCGTCACCCGGCCCGCCCGCACCGAATTATCTGGACTGACGGCCGATGAACACGACTGGCGATCCCACTCCCGACGCGAACGAATCCGCCGCGATGCCTGCGGCTGCCACCGACGGGAGTCCGGAGTCGGTGCATACGGAGCTGGCCAGGGGTCAGCGGGCCGCACCGCCCGAGGCGGCCTCGGCGGAAACCGTCCTCGGTCCGTGGCGTACCGACTCGGAACCGGATTCCGCGGCGACGATGCGGACCTCGGGGCGCAGTGTCCGCACGGCGCGGTCCCGGCCGACCATGCGCAGGCTCGGCGGTGGGCTGGTGCCGATACCGACGGTCGAAACCGCCGATCCGCGAGCCGCTGTGCTGACCGATCCCGTTGTCTCGGAAGGCAAACGCTTCTGCTGGCGGTGCGGCAATCCGGTCGGCCGGTCGTCCGCCACCCGGCCCGCCGTCACCGCCGGTACCTGCGACACCTGCGGTGCCCCTTACGATTTCCGCCCGTCGTTGCACGAAGGCGACATCGTGTCCGGCCAGTACGAGGTGCAGGGCTGCATCGCGCACGGCGGGCTCGGCTGGATCTATCTGGCGATCGACCGCAATGTCAGCGATCGCTGGGTGGTGCTCAAGGGCCTGCTGCACACGGGTGACGCCGAAGCGCAGGCCGTTGCCGTCGCCGAGCGGCAATTCCTCGCCGAGGTGGCGCACGCCAGCATCGTCAAGATCCACAACTTCGTCGAGCACACCGACCAGAGCGGTACGCCGATCGGCTACATCGTGATGGAGTACGTCGGCGGCCGATCGCTGCGCGAAATCCTCAACTCCTACGAGCGTCCGCACCGGATGCCGGTCACCGAGGCGATCGCCTACCTGCTGGAAATCCTGCCCGCGCTGGACTACCTGCATTCGATCGGGCTGACCTACAACGATCTCAAGCCGGACAACATCATGGTCACCGAAGACCAGGTGAAGCTGATCGACCTCGGTGCCGTCGCCACCATCGAGTCGTACGGAAACCTGTACGGCACCAGGGGGTTTCAAGCACCGGAGATCGCGAAGACCGGGCCGACCGTTGCCTCGGACATCTATACCGTCGGCCGCACGCTGGCCGTGCTCACCCTCGAGATGCCGATGGAGCAGGGGCGGTATCTCGACGGCATCCCCGATCCGGCCGACCATCCCGTGCTGGCGCGCTACGAGTTCTTCCATCGACTGCTGCTGTGTGCGACCGATCCGGACCCCGAGCGCCGATTCCCCTCCGCCCGAGCCATGTCCGCTCAGCTGTCGGGGGTGCTGCGGGAAATCCTCGCGCTGGAGACCGCCACCGAACACCCGCAGTTGTCGACGGTGTTCAGCCCGCAGCGGGCCAGCTTCGGCACCGAGGAACTGATCAGGCAGACCGATGCCTACGCCGACGGCCGCGCCCGCAGCAAGCAACTCGACGCGCGCGATGTGGTTGCCGCGCTGCCGGTTCCGCTGATCGACTCCGCGGACCCGTCGGCACCGCTACTGGCCGCGGCGGTCCATCCCGAGCCCGCGCAGTCCTTGGAGGCACTGCGCAGCGCCAGAGAGCGAGCCGAGGCCGACCCCGGTAACGCCCCGGAGACACTGGATCTGGAGCTCGCGCTGGCCGAGGCACGCGTGCGATTAGACCTCGGCGAGTCGGCCGCGGTGCTGCACCTACTGTCCCGGCTGCCCGAAAACGATTGGCGGGTCAGCTGGTACCGCGGCTTGGCCCAGTTGCTCGATTTGGAATACGAGCAGTCGTTCGCCAGCTTCGACGGCGTGCTCCAGGTGCTCCCCGGTGAAATCGGGCCCAAGTTGGCGCTGGCGGCCACCGCGGAACTCGTACTGCAGCACTGGGATTCGCCGGACCCCGAGCAGTGGCGGGCCTACGCCGAGAAGTTCTACAACACCGTGTGGCGCACCGATCGGGCGGTGGTGAGTGCCGCCTTCGGCCTGGCCAGGCAGTTGGCCGCGGCCGACCGGGTGGTCGACGCGGTACACGCCCTCGACGAAGTGCCCGCCGCCTCGCGGCATTACACCACCGCCCGAATGACCGCGGTACTGCTGCTGCTCACCGCCGCCCCGGTGGCCGAACTCGACGAATCCACCCTGCACATCTCGGCCTCCCGGGTAATGAGCCTGCCCACCGGCGAGGGCCGCGCCGTCCAGATGCGCGTCCTCGTCCTCGGCGCGGCCCTGGCCTGGCTGCAAGCGGGCAACACCCCGAAGCGCCCCGACGCCACCCTTTTCGGCGCCCCCTTCACCGAACGCTGCCTCCGCGAGGGCACCGAAGCGGGCCTACGCGCCCTCGCCCGCAGCGCCCCCGGCCGCAACCACCGCTACGCCCTGGTAGACCTCGCCAACTCCATCCGCGCCAAAACCTGGGTGTGAGGGTTCAGGCGGTTTCCGCGACCTGGTGGGCGGCGCGGGCGATGGCGAGTTCTTCGTTGGTCGGCACGACCAGGACGGCTACCTCGGCATCTGGTGGCGAAATGCGGCGGGCGGTGCGGTCTTTGGCGGTGTTGGTGGTGGGGTCGACCTCGATGCCGAAGGGGGACAGGTTGGCCAGGGCGTCGGCTCTGACCTGGGGGCTGTTTTCGCCGACGCCTGCGGTGAAGGTGATGGCGTCGACGCCGCCCAGGTCGATCAGGTAGGCGCCGAGGTAGCGGCGCAGGCGGTGGATGTAGACGTTGTAGGCGAGTTCGGCTGCGGCGTCGCCGGTTTCGATGAGGCGCTGGAGTTCGCGGAAATCGTTCACGCCGGAGAGGCCCTTGATGCCGGAGTCCCGGTTCAGCAGGGTGTCGACCTGGTCGATGCTCAGGTGCGCCGAGCGCATCAGGTGCGCGATGATGCCGGGGTCGAGATCGCCGGACCTGGTGCCCATCACCAAGCCCTCCAATGGGGTCAGTCCCATGGTGGTGTCGATCGGCTGACCGCCGCGGATCGCCGAGGCCGAGGCGCCGTTACCCAGGTGGAAGATGATCTGATTCAGGTCCGCCGGGTCGCGGCCGAGCAGTTCGGCGACCTGGCCGGACACGTATTCGTGCGAGGTGCCGTGGAAGCCGTATTTCCGAATCCCATGGGCGGCGGCGACTTTCGCATCGATGGCGTAGGTCTTGGCGGCGTCGGGCAGGCCGTGGAAGAAGGCGGTGTCGAACACCGCTACCTGCGGGACGTCGGGCAGCAGTTCGCGGGCGCTTTCGATGCCCGCCACATTCGCCGGATTATGCAGGGGGGCAAGGGATGACAGGTCGGCGATCGCGGCGACGACGTCGTCATCGATCAGGGTGGGCCGATAGAACACCTCACCGCCGTGCACCACACGGTGCCCGACCGCACGGACGCCGGCGTCGGCCAGATCGTGTCCGGTCTCGGCGAACGTATCGAAGACCAGCCGCAGCCCGGCCGTGTGATCGGCGATGGCGGCGCGATGCTCGGTGGTCTTGCCGTCGGCGCGATGCTCGATCCCGCCGTTCTCCTCACCGATCCGCTCCACCATGCCGGAGGCGGTCACCGCGCCCGACTCGGGGTCCAGGAGTTGGTACTTGATGGACGACGAGCCGGAATTGATCACCAGCACCAGGTCGTCGGCAGTTTCACGCATCACGCCTCCTGTGTCTTCCGGGACACCCGCACTCCCTCAGCAACCACGGTCGCGGGTCGCCTGTTCCGCGTCGAGCCCCAGCTGTGTCCCGAAAGACACCGTCACTCGCCCTGCGCCTGGATCGCCGTGATCGCCACAGTATTGACGATGTCGGCGACCAACGCCCCACGGGAAAGATCGTTGACCGGCTTGCGCAAGCCCTGCAACACCGGACCGATCGCGATCGCCCCCGCGCTGCGCTGCACCGCCTTGTAGGTGTTGTTACCGGTATTGAGGTCCGGAAACACGAATACCGTTGCGCGACCGGCCACTTCGGAATCCGGCAGCTTGGTGGTGGCCACGGTCGGCTCGATCGCCGCGTCGTATTGAATCGGGCCCTCCACCGGCAGCTTCGGCGCCCGCTCGCGAACCAGCTTGGTCGCCACCCGCACCTTGTCCACGTCCGCGCCGGTGCCGGATTCGCCGGTCGAGTAGGACAGCATGGCGATCCGCGGCTCGATGCCGAACCGGGCGGCCGTGCCCGCCGAGGAGATCGCGATATCGGCCAGTTGCTCCGACGTCGGGTCGGGGACCACCGCACAGTCGCCGTAGGCGAGCACCCGGTCGGCCAGACACATGAGGAACACGCTGGAAACGGTGGACACCCCCGGCACCGTCTTGATGATCTCGAACGAGGGCCGGATGGTGTGCGCCGTGGTGTGCGCTGCACCCGACACCATGCCGTCGGCAATCCCCTTGTAGACCATCATTGTGCCGAAATACGAGATGTCGGACATGGTTTCGCGGGCACGCTCGACGGTCATGCCCTTGTGCTTGCGCAGCTCGGTGTACTCCTTGGCGAACTCGTCCAGGTGGCCGGAGGTGCGCGGATCGAGCACCTGCGCGGCGGAGATGTCGACGCCGAGTTCGGCGGCGCGAGCCCGGACCGACTGCTCGTCACCGAGGATCACCAGGTCGGCGATCTTGCGTTGCAGCACCCGGCCCGCCGCGCGCAGGATGCGGTCGTCGTCGCCCTCGGGCAGCACGATGCGTTTGCGGTCGGCCCTGGCGCGTTCGATGAGCTGGTATTCGAACATCTGCGGGGTCACCACGGTGGTGAGCGGAACTTCGATGCGCCGCAACAACTCCGCGGCGTCGACGTGCTCCTCCATCAGCGCGAGTGCCGTATCGACCTTGCGCGGGCTGCCCGCCGACATCCGGCCACGGGTGCGGTATGCGGCACTGGCGGTGTCGTAGGTACCGAGTTCGGTGGTGAGAATGGGCAGCTTCGGCTTCAGGCCGGTCATCAGCCGCGCCACCGCGGGATGCGGCTTCATGCCGCCGTTCATGATGATGCCGGACAACGACGGAAAGCCTTCGGCCTCATGGGCGTTCACGACGCTGAGCAATACGTCGGAGCGGTCGCCCGGCGCGATCACCACGACGCCGTCGACCAGCCGCTCCAGAATGTGCTCGGCCGTCATGCCGCCGACCATGATCTTCAGCGCCTCGCGCTGCAGCAATTCCGGGTCGCCGCTGTACATTTCGCCGTCGATGGCGCTACACAGCTCGGCCATGGTGGGCGAGATCAGCAGCGGTACCTCGGGCAGCGTCCACGAGGGCACCGGGAATTTCCGCAACGCGGAACCGATCTCGTCGAGCTTGCCCGGATCGCAACGGTTGGCGATGATCGCGACCAGTTGCGCGTGCTCGAGGGCGAGTTCGCTCGCACACAGTTCGGCCAGATGCTTCACCTCGGCCGCGGTGCGACCCGAGCCGCGAACCACCAGCAGCACCGGCGCTCCAAGGTTCACCGCGATCCTGGCGTTGAAGCGGAGTTCGCTGGGGCTGGCGACATCGGTGTAATCACTGCCGACCACCACCACCGCGTCGCATACCTTCGCGACCTCATGGAAACGCATCACGATCTCGCTGATCGCCGCGTCAGGATCGGCGTGCACCTGCTCGTAGGTGACACCGGTGGCCTGCGCGTAGTCGATGTCGGCGGTGCTGTGCTCGAGCAGCAGCTCGAGGATGTAGTCGGGTTCGGTGGTCGACCTGGTGATCGGCCGGAACACACCGACCCGCGCGGTGGTCGCACACAGCATCTGCAGCGCCCCCAGCGCCACCGTCGACTTCCCGGTGTCACCCTCGGGCGAGGCGATATACACGGTGGAGGGAGCATGATCGGCCATGCCCGAGAGCTTAGTGAACAAGCGGCTACCGGGCTGGCTCGTCCGCCCCTCCGCGTATTCCGGGCAGACCTGGCGTCGGCGCCGACCGGGTGGGTGCGCGACCGATCCTCGCTGCGTTATCCACGCGCTCACCGGGGAAAGTCGGCCTGCGACAGGCCCATCGCGGCACCGCTATAGTCCGGGCATGGCTGAGCAGTTTCCGAACCGGCAGTGGGGTTCGCGCACCAACGTACTGTCCCGGGTAGCGAACAAATTCGCCGCTACCAAGCCCGGTTCCTGGTGCATTCGCAAGATCACCCCGCTGGACCGCGCCCTGCTCGAGCGCACCGATGCCAAATACACCGTGCTCGGCCCGATCGGCGCTCCGGTGATCCTGCTCACCACCATCGGCCGCAAATCCGGTCAGCCGCGCACCCAGCCGCTGCTCTACGTGCACGACGGCGACGTGCTCTACGTGATCGGCAGCAACTTCGGTCAGCAACGCCACCCCGCCTGGACCGCGAATCTCCTGGCCAACCCGGACGCGACCGTCGCCATCGCGGGCCACCGCATCCCGGTCCGCGCCACCCTCGTCGAGCCCGAAGACAAGGACGCGATCTTCGCCCGCTTCGTCGACATCACCGGCGCCTACGCCGCCTACCGCGACCGCACCACCCGCGACCTCCGCATCTTCGCCCTCCACCGGGCGTAGCCGCGCAGACTCACAGCCAGCTGGCGACTCCGCCATGGCCTGAGCAGGTACCGCGGCGGCTCTGGCTGAAGGAATAGGTGCCGTCGTTGCACTTCGCGGTGGCCCCGGCCGGTGCGGAGGGCGCCTCTACCGGTCTGCGGACGCAGTTGCCGCGGGAGTTGATGTAGGAGTCCGGCCCGCAGACCGGGTCGGGATTGCTTGCTGGGGGCGGAGCGACCAACGGTGCCGGAGCGGGCGGCGGGCGCAGCGCCGCCGTGGTCCTCGGCACGAACGCCGTGGTCGGCACCGGGCCGATGCTCGTGGCGGGCGGAATGGCCGTGGTCGATGTCGGCGCACTTGTCGTGGTCGGCAGACCGGTCGTAGTGGTCGGGGGGTGGCTCGTAGAGCTGACTGATGTTGTGGCGGTGAGAGTTTGGGATGTCCGGGACGGTGAAGCAGCCTGCCCCG from Nocardia iowensis includes these protein-coding regions:
- the thiE gene encoding thiamine phosphate synthase, whose translation is MQPSHPNRPASPRERLATARLYLCTDARREKGDLAKFAEAALAGGVDIIQLRDKGSPGEAKFGPLEARAELGALAELKAAARRHGALFAVNDRADIALAAGADMLHLGQGDLPPWYARRILGPDVVIGRSTHNRAQAGLAAIDEHIDYFCTGPVYATPTKPGRQAAGIELVRSTSDAHPTRPWFAIGGIDADNLPEVLAAGADRIVVVRAITEARDPEAAARQLKTALLENA
- a CDS encoding NUDIX hydrolase; protein product: MRGDGDGWSRDPDGMRHWGRFGAAGLLLRAPLAGGGSAVLMQHRAAWSHQGGTWALPGGARDSHETPVHAAVREAWEEAGINPADVRVRSERVTASASSGWTYTTVIADAVTALPTNRNRESAELAWIPEDEVDARLLHPGFAVAWPALRAAPARICLDGLAADQAVAAALPRTVDLADQGFFWLHADPNGPGAYAEIIDSVANQEAMPQAARPDTVTEVGTVLSLTRGQVLS
- a CDS encoding glutamate ABC transporter substrate-binding protein; amino-acid sequence: MRSRRGVVAVMLTAAALVGGCTHEAPPPMPTKTAKYTEPPLPAKAVPVLTDSPIPAPGPQPCGDPTASLRPTGAGASAHGPTIDAIRARGRLLVGLDAGSNLFSFRDPVSGAIVGFDADIAREIARDLLGSPDLIEYRSLGSADREHALQNRIVDIVAKTMTITCERRQKVTFSTVYLRSNQRVLAMKNSGINGIADLAGKRVCVVRGTTSLDHIRHDQPAATVLTVPTWADCLVVLQQRQVDAVSTDDSILAGLAAQDPYTQVVGESISVEPYGIGIPKGDDDMVRFVNGTLERIRNDGTWDRIHRQWLTVLGPSPGPPAPNYLD
- a CDS encoding serine/threonine-protein kinase PknG — its product is MPAAATDGSPESVHTELARGQRAAPPEAASAETVLGPWRTDSEPDSAATMRTSGRSVRTARSRPTMRRLGGGLVPIPTVETADPRAAVLTDPVVSEGKRFCWRCGNPVGRSSATRPAVTAGTCDTCGAPYDFRPSLHEGDIVSGQYEVQGCIAHGGLGWIYLAIDRNVSDRWVVLKGLLHTGDAEAQAVAVAERQFLAEVAHASIVKIHNFVEHTDQSGTPIGYIVMEYVGGRSLREILNSYERPHRMPVTEAIAYLLEILPALDYLHSIGLTYNDLKPDNIMVTEDQVKLIDLGAVATIESYGNLYGTRGFQAPEIAKTGPTVASDIYTVGRTLAVLTLEMPMEQGRYLDGIPDPADHPVLARYEFFHRLLLCATDPDPERRFPSARAMSAQLSGVLREILALETATEHPQLSTVFSPQRASFGTEELIRQTDAYADGRARSKQLDARDVVAALPVPLIDSADPSAPLLAAAVHPEPAQSLEALRSARERAEADPGNAPETLDLELALAEARVRLDLGESAAVLHLLSRLPENDWRVSWYRGLAQLLDLEYEQSFASFDGVLQVLPGEIGPKLALAATAELVLQHWDSPDPEQWRAYAEKFYNTVWRTDRAVVSAAFGLARQLAAADRVVDAVHALDEVPAASRHYTTARMTAVLLLLTAAPVAELDESTLHISASRVMSLPTGEGRAVQMRVLVLGAALAWLQAGNTPKRPDATLFGAPFTERCLREGTEAGLRALARSAPGRNHRYALVDLANSIRAKTWV
- a CDS encoding acetate kinase yields the protein MRETADDLVLVINSGSSSIKYQLLDPESGAVTASGMVERIGEENGGIEHRADGKTTEHRAAIADHTAGLRLVFDTFAETGHDLADAGVRAVGHRVVHGGEVFYRPTLIDDDVVAAIADLSSLAPLHNPANVAGIESARELLPDVPQVAVFDTAFFHGLPDAAKTYAIDAKVAAAHGIRKYGFHGTSHEYVSGQVAELLGRDPADLNQIIFHLGNGASASAIRGGQPIDTTMGLTPLEGLVMGTRSGDLDPGIIAHLMRSAHLSIDQVDTLLNRDSGIKGLSGVNDFRELQRLIETGDAAAELAYNVYIHRLRRYLGAYLIDLGGVDAITFTAGVGENSPQVRADALANLSPFGIEVDPTTNTAKDRTARRISPPDAEVAVLVVPTNEELAIARAAHQVAETA
- the pta gene encoding phosphate acetyltransferase, with amino-acid sequence MADHAPSTVYIASPEGDTGKSTVALGALQMLCATTARVGVFRPITRSTTEPDYILELLLEHSTADIDYAQATGVTYEQVHADPDAAISEIVMRFHEVAKVCDAVVVVGSDYTDVASPSELRFNARIAVNLGAPVLLVVRGSGRTAAEVKHLAELCASELALEHAQLVAIIANRCDPGKLDEIGSALRKFPVPSWTLPEVPLLISPTMAELCSAIDGEMYSGDPELLQREALKIMVGGMTAEHILERLVDGVVVIAPGDRSDVLLSVVNAHEAEGFPSLSGIIMNGGMKPHPAVARLMTGLKPKLPILTTELGTYDTASAAYRTRGRMSAGSPRKVDTALALMEEHVDAAELLRRIEVPLTTVVTPQMFEYQLIERARADRKRIVLPEGDDDRILRAAGRVLQRKIADLVILGDEQSVRARAAELGVDISAAQVLDPRTSGHLDEFAKEYTELRKHKGMTVERARETMSDISYFGTMMVYKGIADGMVSGAAHTTAHTIRPSFEIIKTVPGVSTVSSVFLMCLADRVLAYGDCAVVPDPTSEQLADIAISSAGTAARFGIEPRIAMLSYSTGESGTGADVDKVRVATKLVRERAPKLPVEGPIQYDAAIEPTVATTKLPDSEVAGRATVFVFPDLNTGNNTYKAVQRSAGAIAIGPVLQGLRKPVNDLSRGALVADIVNTVAITAIQAQGE
- a CDS encoding nitroreductase family deazaflavin-dependent oxidoreductase, which encodes MAEQFPNRQWGSRTNVLSRVANKFAATKPGSWCIRKITPLDRALLERTDAKYTVLGPIGAPVILLTTIGRKSGQPRTQPLLYVHDGDVLYVIGSNFGQQRHPAWTANLLANPDATVAIAGHRIPVRATLVEPEDKDAIFARFVDITGAYAAYRDRTTRDLRIFALHRA
- a CDS encoding DUF3761 domain-containing protein, translated to MPTTAFVPRTTAALRPPPAPAPLVAPPPASNPDPVCGPDSYINSRGNCVRRPVEAPSAPAGATAKCNDGTYSFSQSRRGTCSGHGGVASWL